In Humulus lupulus chromosome 6, drHumLupu1.1, whole genome shotgun sequence, a single genomic region encodes these proteins:
- the LOC133785063 gene encoding uncharacterized protein LOC133785063, whose amino-acid sequence MDKSWIFQKNRLSVEYFDGLKSFIKLSTLHLNGENKIRCPCVSCMNLYYHDLETIERHIFVKGFYTKYVMWEFHGEDIIEVNEDQEEVESNSEEDIPYDSDDDEDNDDMRPTLEDLASQYHRKGDFVNLGDSNEHNDERNTLPDLFAEAEKELYFGCTTFSVLTFIVNLMHIKVMCGWSNKSFDLLLDLLSKAFPKDNKIPRSYYDAKKMLRDLGLGYETIHVCEYDCALFWKENKNAERCPICGHERYKFQGTKGKKIPHKKMQYFPITPRLQRLFMSRHTSSDMRWHKEERVDTEGVLRHPVDAEVWKDFDRQYPDFAKESRNVRLGFATDGFNPFGDLSNSYSMWPVLLIPYNMPPWRCMKREFLMMALLIPGRRAPGKDIDVYLQPLIDELKELWENGVRTFDVIDKEYFTMRAAILWTIHDFPAYGTVSGYSTQGYKACPVCEDDTSSFRIRGKICFMGHRRYLCPNHQWRNDMEYDGTIERRSPPKILSGDEILDKLKGVWKCRAGKNDKIIKDDKQKMKDACYENNTNWRRKSIFWELEYWPKLKLRHNLDVMHIEKNICDSVVGTIFSIDGKSKDTEKARLDLQDLNIRKQLHMKKKGNKWFKPVACYTLSAKE is encoded by the coding sequence atggataaaagttggattTTCCAAAAGAATAGATTATCAGTGGAGTATTTTGATGGACTTAAGAGTTTTATTAAGTTATCAACTTTGCATTTAAATGGTGAAAACAAGATTCGATGTCCATGTGTTTCATGTATGAACTTATATTATCATGACTTAGAGACAATTGAGCGTCATATATTCGTAAAAGGATTTTATACCAAATATGTTATGTGGGAGTTTCACGGGGAAGATATCATAGAAGTAAACGAAGATCAAGAAGAAGTAGAATCAAACAGTGAAGAGGACATACCATATGACAGTGACGATGATGAGGACAATGACGATATGAGACCAACATTAGAAGATTTAGCTAGTCAATATCATAGGAAGGGTGATTTTGTGAACCTTGGAGATTCAAATGAGCACAATGATGAAAGGAATACATTGCCTGACTTATTTGCAGAAGCAGAAAAGGAGTTATACTTTGGATGTACAACGTTCTCAGTCTTAACATTTATTGTTAATCTAATGCACATTAAAGTGATGTGTGGTTGGAGTAACAAATCATTTGATTTGTTGCTCGACTTACTTTCGAAAGCATTTCCCAAAGACAATAAAATTCCACGATCTTATTATGACGCTAAGAAAATGTTGCGTGATCTTGGTTTAGGGTACGAAACTATTCATGTATGTGAGTATGATTGTGCTTTATTTTGGAAAGAGAATAAAAATGCTGAAAGATGTCCTATATGTGGTCATGAACGATACAAATTCCAAGGAACTAAAGGCAAGAAGATCCCACACAAAAAGATGCAATATTTTCCTATAACTCCACGACTACAGAGACTTTTTATGTCACGCCATACATCATCTGATATGAGGTGGCATAAGGAAGAACGTGTTGATACAGAAGGTGTACTTAGACACCCGGTAGATGCagaggtttggaaggattttgatAGACAATATCCAGATTTTGCAAAAGAATCTAGAAATGTAAGGCTTGGATTTGCAACAGATGGGTTCAATCCATTCGGTGATTTATCAAACTCGTACAGTATGTGGCCAGTGTTACTAATTCCATATAACATGCCACCATGGAGATGCATGAAACGAGAATTCTTAATGATGGCATTATTGATTCCAGGACGTCGTGCTCCAGGAAAAGACATAGATGTCTATTTACAACCTCTGATCGATGAGCTGAAAGAACTATGGGAAAATGGTGTACGTACTTTTGATGTTATTGATAAAGAATATTTTACAATGCGTGCAGCAATATTGTGGACGATccatgattttccagcatatggtactGTATCTGGGTATAGCACTCAAGGTTATAAAGCTTGTCCTGTTTGTGAAGATGACACATCTTCATTTCGAATAAGAGGAAAAATATGTTTCATGGGTCATCGTCGATATTTGTGTCCGAACCACCAATGGCGCAATGATATGGAGTATGATGGTACAATCGAACGACGTTCACCTCCAAAAATTTTATCAGGAGATGAAATCTTGGATAAATTAAAAGGTGTATGGAAATGTAGGGCAGGTAAAAATGATAAGATCATTAAGGACGATAAGCAAAAAATGAAGGATGCATGTTATGAAAATAACACGAACTGGAGGCGAAAAAGTATTTTTTGGGAGTTAGAATATTGGCCTAAATTAAAACTAAGACATAATTTGGATGTGATGCATATTGAGAAAAATATATGTGATAGTGTAGTTGGTACAATATTTAGTATTGATGGGAAGTCTAAAGATACTGAAAAGGCAAGACTTGATTTACAAGATTTAAATATTCGTAAGCAGCTACACATGAAAAAGAAGGGGAACAAATGGTTCAAACCAGTAGCATGCTATACATTATCAGCGAAGGAATGA